The Caenorhabditis elegans chromosome II genome has a segment encoding these proteins:
- the K07E1.1 gene encoding putative inactive acireductone dioxygenase 2 (Confirmed by transcript evidence) yields the protein MVQIWQMEPYPCGDPRLPHHLFPPKKITPDELSKRTGTLYWKLDTLDQVALAKRLTTLKLEHSFKKEDIFTLDAETTANFDDKIEELFEESSVPFEQARMIIEGTAYYDVEDKNGQWVRIFCEYGDLILIPANTCFRFTTTPHNFVKMRRFYKDEDSE from the exons ATGGTGCAAATCTGGCAAATGGAGCCATACCCATGTGGTGACCCAAGACTCCCACATCATCTTTTCCCACCAAAGAAGATCACTCCAGATGAGTTGAGCAAGAGAACCGGAACACTTTACTGGAAGTTGGACACACTTGATCAAGTTGCTCTTGCCAAGCGATTGACAACCTTGAAGCTGGAgcatagtttcaaaaaagaggATATTTTCACTTTGGACGCCGAGACAACTGCTAACTTCGATGATAAGATCGAGGAGTTATTCGAGGAATCATCGGTTCCATTTGAGCAGGCAAGAATGATCATTGAGGGTACAGCTTATTATGATGTGGAGGATAAGAATGGTCAATGGGTCCGTATTTTCTGCGAGTACGGGGATTTGATTTTGATTCCAGCCAACACTTGCTTCAGATTCACAACCACACCACAT aactttgtCAAAATGCGTCGATTCTACAAAGATGAAGATTCCGAGTAA
- the sra-36 gene encoding G_PROTEIN_RECEP_F1_2 domain-containing protein (Partially confirmed by transcript evidence) produces the protein MNLSDVLPIITNGSSCASEFEIGERTSYSSRLNIFLHNLVIILTMVFTRKAVKIMLSKSMFSTTTRNLLFYCMNYYIFHDIYFAFTMNWSLYRSIEKSNNSCGIMFKGSECFSYYVIGIFVRVLLLTSQFAVTIEKLIVTFLPNSDLINSGTLNIMTFIMSVIITSAIRPPSYSQYNNPNCFQQIYPEMETINYLIHLMIGFDLICFPINFLIMIRYRRKFLKSQNSGDYNLKSRYNNKSNMNSSIIVSFISFVQTLIYTIYILGFFIVLNIYVNADGLFYGNNVALWFYSFPIAGLALPCSIILSYTGISIKRKNKITVMNTKITKSGNYMQDAYFKSLADQWNSARVTEVGS, from the exons atgaatttatcCGACGTTTTGCCAATTATAACTAATGGCTCCTCCTGTGcttcagaatttgaaattgggGAAAGAACTTCTTATTCTTCTCGacttaatatttttttgcataatttggTGATAATTTTGACAATGGTATTCACGAGAAAA GCGGTCAAAATAATGCTATCAAAAAGTATGTTCAGTACAACGACAAGGAACTTATTATTCTACTGTATGaattattacatttttcatgatATCTATTTTGCATTTACAATG AATTGGTCTTTATACCGGtcaatagaaaaatcaaacaattccTGTGGAATAATGTTCAAGGGAAGTGAATGCTTTTCCTATTATGTTATAGGAATATTTGTGCGGGTTCTTTTGCTTACATCTCAGTTTGCAGTTACTATTGAAAA ACTAATTGTAACATTTCTCCCAAATTCGGATCTTATTAACTCTGGAACATTGAACATTATGACTTTTATAATGTCTGTTATTATTACAAGTGCGATCAGGCCGCCATCATATTCTCAATACAATAATCCAAATTGCTTCCAACAAATTTATCCCGAAATGGAAACTATAAA ttacCTAATTCATTTAATGATtggatttgatttgatttgttttccaATCAATTTCTTGATAATGATTAGATATCgaaggaaatttttgaagtctcAGAACag tGGTGATTACAATTTAAAATCTCGATATAATAACAAAAGTAACATGAACTCATCAATTATAGTGTCCTTCATTTCTTTTGTGCAAACTCTTATCTATACGATTTATATTCTTGGATTCTTTATTGTATTAAACATTTACGTAAATGCAGATGGATTGTTTTATGGAAATAATGTTGCGCTTTGGTTTTAT agcttcCCGATAGCTGGCCTTGCACTTCCTTGTTCGATAATCCTTTCATACACCGGAATATctatcaaaagaaaaaacaaaataacagttatgaacacaaaaataacaaaatccGGAAATTACATGCAAGAtgcatatttcaaaagtttggcagACCAATGGAATTCTGCGAGAGTGACTGAAGTTGGATCCTGA
- the sra-34 gene encoding Serpentine receptor class alpha-34 (Partially confirmed by transcript evidence), with protein MNVSTPGFQRCATENEMIGRTAFLFQSNVYTNNIIAIITWTLTVVVLRKLYTKSIFPNSTLVLLVASLAVGSIHEFLYGFIQNWSLLRSLVYWDQPCKIMFNEYECYPFYTANIFIRLLMICTNCAITIDRLITLSNVGIKSTAQRGIVLFILSILVSVGVCMYMTSDGPNDNLQSNCFQRQGRNIDELTTQIMIYLYIIAICLSLNTIGWFISWRNLKKDKFNLAVQMSKQESINSSLVVTWYLVSQIIFLGLYSILIYAVIKLKDVIGPLLVTNVVLWCYTYTYACMFLPIIILTSTKIISLQRREKINGLTKENQNENQKSYFDKLDRSWSQGYGNRYAPNVPAPVVCINSS; from the exons ATGAACGTATCAACTCCAGGATTTCAAAGATGTGctactgaaaatgaaatgataGGCAGAACGGCGTTTCTGTTTCAATCAAATGTTTATACAAATAACATAATTGCAATTATTACATGGACTTTGACAGTTGTT GTATTGAGAAAACTATACACAAAgtcaattttcccaaattcAACTCTCGTTTTACTGGTTGCAAGTCTGGCAGTTGGAAGTATTCACGAATTTTTATATGGTTTTattcag AACTGGTCTCTCCTACGATCCCTGGTGTACTGGGATCAACCTTGCAAAATAATGTTCAACGAATACGAATGTTATCCATTTTACACTGCAAACATATTCATTCGATTGTTGATGATATGCACAAACTGCGCCATCACTATTGACAG ACTAATCACACTTTCCAATGTTGGTATTAAGTCTACCGCTCAACGAGGAATCGTTTTATTTATACTCTCG ATACTTGTATCAGTCGGGGTCTGTATGTATATGACTAGCGATGGTCCAAATGATAATCTACAGTCGAATTGTTTTCAAAGACAAGGCAGAAATATCGATGAATTGACCACTCAAATCATGATTTACCTATATATTATTGCAATATGTTTATCGCTAAATACCATAGGATGGTTTATCAGTTGGAGGAATTTGAAGAA AGACAAATTCAACCTGGCTGTACAAATGTCAAAACAAGAATCCATCAACTCATCCTTGGTGGTTACCTGGTACCTGGTTTCTCAGATTATCTTTCTCGGGCTATATTCTATTCTTATCTATGCAGTCATCAAATTGAAAGATGTAATCGGACCCTTATTAGTTACTAATGTAGTACTTTGGTGTTAT acctACACATATGCGTGCATGTTCCttccaataattattttgactTCTACCAAAATAATTTCACTACAGAGAAGAGAAAAGATTAATGGGTTGActaaagaaaatcaaaatgaaaatcaaaaatcatatttcgACAAGTTGGATCGATCATGGAGTCAAGGATATGGGAATAGATATGCACCGAATGTTCCAGCTCCTGTTGTTTGTATTAATTCAAGTTGA